The following nucleotide sequence is from Nomia melanderi isolate GNS246 chromosome 10, iyNomMela1, whole genome shotgun sequence.
ttcaaataaagtagCACAACTCAAGAGATATATTATCagattataattagaaaataggaAAGAGTCCGCAATTAACGTTTGTAGTATTTGTAGATGTTAAAAATACGCTCCTGAATTTGAATTCGCAAAAGTGGCGAAAATCGGTAGACTGTTTagacgaatatttaatatttaatatttaatatttaatatttaatatttaatatttaatatttaatatttaatatttaatatttaatatttaatatttaatatttaatgtttaatgtttaatatttaatatttaatattaacctcagataactaaattttataattttctatgtattaaatcaagtggccACTGAGAGCGGtcattcgagtgcaaaaggttaaagacaAAGATACGCTTCGACCTCGCCTGTCTTTCTAGAACTTTCTTCTCAAACAGGTTAGAAATAACCCGTTAATAGTAATCGTACTGATGTAAATTAACCTTGTCACGGTTCAAGATTCCGATTACACTTACGCAATACGGCCTCAACCGAACGGAAACGTGTTCTTTAATAATCGCAGGTGATTTACAATTCGATTAACCACCTATCGACCGAATTATCTCAAGtatgtgttttattttcataaaccGATTATTACGATAACTTGGTTTTCGGTGAGATCAGGTTAAATTTACTGCCGTTGTCGTTACTGATAAATATGAGTCACGTAGAAACTTACTCTATCGTGGCTTGATATAAAACCAGAGGTTGAGTGAAACTATAAACCGTCATCAATAAAAATCACTTATAGAACTTTCGACTTTTAAATCGGTCCTGTTctgttttatgttgattttatCCGTTGACACTTTAACTTTGTTGCacgataattttatattcgagTATTAAGTGTTCTGATccatcatatatttttaaacgaatatttAAGGCAAAAACGTAGAAATTAGGAATACTgcaattaattcaaattatttaaaaaatgataagcTATACACTGGTTCTGCAATGTAAATAGCTTTAGGAATAACGTTTAAACAAAAACTGAATTCagtcacacacacacacgcacatcCTTAACATAAAACAGATcaaaaacaaaaacagaaaataagatTACCGTATGCTCcaacatatttacatatttatacatttttgagCACAGAGCACCTAAGTaagaattttcttataattaaagtattggtttattgaattattcacgcTATACTTGATGTTATCTACACTTAATTGCCATTTGCCTTTGACAGTTACGAGCTCATATttataagattaattattttatgacaCTCTTCTCAGGCTGCACCTATACTACATTTTTTATTGGTTATAACTTGCAGGGTTGGAAAAGTGTGCAATGTCCTATTAAAATTTCCTCGAAAGACTAATGTAATCACGAGTATGAGCGTTAAGTATCACCCAACTAATGGTAAATCACTTGTGACCCGTTTCTTATGAATGCTCACGTAGCcaaacattcaattttaaaatgtaaattattaagtGAGGAGAAAAGGGtcaaaataattcattacaaCGGCGTAGGACCGTCTGATGGAGATATTATCATAGAAGTAAAAAGGTCacgttacataataaataatttcattagtgCAAATGCTTTTAGTAGCAAACATTACCTGTCTTTAGTTTTgaaaagtttctttattttctcaataaagtatattaaacatttactaTTCTATTGTCACGAAAATAGGAGTCCACTCTTTACGAAAGTAGGTTCAATCGATAAAGTTACCAACTGTTACGATACCCGCTTCTATTCTATTTACAGACATTCTTTTCGAGGCAAGGGACTGATATCGATATCTGGTCCTGCCCATACGCCTGCAACGGACGTAACTTTTATCGGAAGTTCAGTTCGCTTCcataattctttctttttctggaGAGTATTTTTTGAGCCCATCGTGATAAGAGTTAAACATAAAGGATGCAACTCATGCCTGAATCTTAAGTATTTGACCGATTACACATATCGTGGATATTTCTCGTCAGTACTTCGACGCCATACACAATTACGAGAATATAATCGCAGCCTTTCGCTAACAAATTGTAGCTATATGTGAAATGGAGATCTTTATAAATAAACgatgaacgaaaatattttttaaatatttttggaacATACTCatgaatttcaaacaaaacCACTTTAACTTTCAAATCAGTAACCAGATATCCGGGTATTTTACACGGTTTCTAATGTTCTGATGACAAATTGACAAAAACGCTTGAAAAGATTGATCTCTGAATACTTTAACGTCGATTcgtgatttaaaaataaaagatttgtgCAAGAATATTGTAATACTCAAACATTTTGATTactaacattaatttcatttcgttgCTAAGTATTTTTTTTCTGGTCCCTAGGACTAACATCGGTAAGCGAGGGTTCAGCAGGAGATTGATTACGAACCGCAGTCGATGAACTTTCAGGTTGgaataaaaatgattgtaaGGTTAGTTGGATTATAGCAATGAATAAATAAGAGAATCATGTGTGCGTAATATACGAGTTAACTTTCTCACGCCGCACCTTTCTCTTGCAGGAGATTGCCTCGGAATATTAGATGTTGTAATAGCTATATAAATAACAGTATCTATCAATAAGTTCATCGTTAGATTGTTAAAAGTACAGAAATATTTTGAGCATTTCAGTTACGCTAACTATTATAATAACTTTCCGCTTGAATGGAGAAtgcatattttaaatgtattatttgtaaTGCTGCAGGAAACAATAAACGGAAGTTTAATACACGCTATAATAGATTGCCATATATATTTCACggctgttttatttatattttttataataattactatatttttatttgaaaaataatagaattatataacagGGAAATACGTCGACTTAAACATGTTAGTACAGGTTCTCATTTGTTTCGAGTGGAAGTGTTTTCATTGTACATTGTCAATTATTAATTGCTGTTCATTGCCATGAAATTAAAGTGGTGACGTTTCTTAAGCGGACTTAAGAAATTACCTTAAACATTATAAGCAgatcgttaattaaaaattattatgtcTGCAATCAATGATGAAAAATTAAGTGTTTTCTTGCATTCTGAGATAGATGTATACATATATCTTCAAATTATACTTACAGTCTAATCTCCAGTATCTAAATTATTATACCAGGGAGATATGATTGTTATAAGAAGACAATTTTTTGATAGATATATACCAAATTGTCTTCATAGCAATGATTTTAACTTTTCAAGAGAATAATATTGGAAACACTgcaaaaaatagaaaactatttcTGGGTTGCATTTTTTGTTATTcatataaactatttaacatTTCCAACCAGTACGTAGTAACATGAAAAATGACATTTTGTAAGAATGTGAACACGTTACGTTTGAATTTGTTATCGTAGTTAAAGAAATAGGTAAAATACATAAAGCTTATCTAATCTTTAAGTGAAATATATCATGCACATAATAGAACATGTGGCTGTCCAAACGTTCAAATACAAGATCTTCGGATGATGGGAGATCTAGTACACCTACTCTGGAGAAGACCTGGTATATAAAGTGTTCTATAACTGGTGACATAACAGACAGAAAGGTGAATCTACAtcaggaaataaaattttcaaaaatgtggaaaatatacatgtataaaagACGCCGAAAATACTAAACAAcagttttttatttgaaactaacttttcacgaagattaaaattaaatatttgtaaaatgtaacATGAATTTGACTGACTTAACTGAATAAACTTAcaggaaattattttatatggaaaACGACTAAAAaatgtcgaataaaatttcctcgTTTGGAACATCGTCCTCAAGAATATTCacttttaaattcaattgtttttaaaaaagataGCTCGAATGAAagaacatattattttatatatgtttcatttattgtattatcTAATTAAGAGATTAAGGATCTAATCCCTAATACTTACACACAAATTTTTTAGTAGAATCATGTTTCTCGCTTCGATCATCAAATAAACGTACCCTTTATATCAACAAATGATATTCCCACTGATATTcccaaaattattaagaaaagatCAGAACTCTGATAAAAAGATTTGACAACGAATCTGCCGaatcacaaaatattaaatgaatcacAAGAAATTAACGCGCGTATACTAGGAGTGGAATTATCGATCAATTTTACAAACTAGGCAAAAGTTGATTGCCGCGAACACCACAGTGAAGGTCTCGGAAAGTAGGTGATTCCACATTCTGTATAAAGAAACGGATACCCGGCTATTCAACCAGGAAGACGATGGATTGTAACGAACCTCTAACTGTGCTTCGAGTTCCTGCGGAATTGTAGTAAATCACTCGATTTGCTCTCGCAACGCTCTACTAACAAGAAACGGCttttttttgtgtattttatccCAATATCGAGATACGCTGAGTCACTGGAAACATTTAGAACCGGAAACGCTACGAGAAATTAAGTGGGAAtccgaaaaagaggaaaaagcaGCGAACAGTCGACTCTCTGTGGCCACTCATCGGAACGAATTTAAACGACAAATGTATCTGAGAGagatacattatattatattaattattcataataaattaatcatactttatgtatttacttatttatattccaCTATATAtctaattcataattaaattggTAGTTATTCCATgatatgtataattttttacagcTCAATGTAACATTTATACAATTCTTGAATCTGAAGCTATGACTATTGttgttcgaatacttttgtcaCTGTACGGTTTTTAAGAACAAAATGTCACTTTACATCGCAAACGGATTCGAATAATTGTTCACACGTAGAATTtacagaatttaaataaacatttagaatactatataatacaataaatcagTTTGTACCTAAATTTGTCATAGTTAAAAACGTGTTACCAGAATGATTATTCTACATTTGTgtagataatatattgatatacaGAAGGAATTTTCCATCGTCTTCGATAGTCACTGGAACGTCAAATGAGAAGTGCATATTGCTGCAGAAAAAGATACTTTCAGCAATTTTCTCAAGCGTGacttaaatatacataaatcatACGGTACCTACTACAGcagaaatgtatttatatttcggGAAGGGCTTCCGAGAAAGTATACGCTATTTGTAGAGGATGTTTCCTTCAACTGGATACATCGAAGTATCTTATAAACcgttgaatatattaaaaacttaCTGTTATGAATGCTGTTCAGTAGAGAGAAACATTATGCAATGTATATATGGAACTTTTTGTATATGACAATATTGAAAAGACTACAAGGTGAACTTAATTTGCATAAATAGAATACTGTAAGTACATTTCTATTCATAAGAAGGTTATTCATTGTAGTAGAATGACAAGCCGGCTAGCTGAATGTATACATTGTGCTGCGAACCCGCAGTTCGAATGACTCTATGTGACATACGAATGTATAATACTCTATTTCAGAGAGCTAAGTTGGCCTTCAAATTTCCCCTAGAAtgtcaaataaaaagaatactATTTACATCACAGAATGACCCTTTCTATACCAATATCTTCGTACTTTATATTCAAACGTATTCAGTTAAAGGATTCACTGTATatgctttgaaaatatgaattgcCTCGTGGTTGTAATGTCTGCCACGAATGtgtcaataaaagaaattatttgaactTATTCTGTTTTATTGATGCATTCTATCAATTATTCTACAAACGTCGCAAGAATTTGTAGTTCAATATATTACTTCCATAACTTCTGATACTTGTGTTTTTAAATACAAGaatgtatttaacaaattaaataattttatttacttgtatttaaatgttaataaataatttctgctGAATTCCATTTTACTCTTTTGTATTGATAGGATAAattgttcaaagaaaattacGCTATTTGACATTACAAATAAgtctattttattaatcaaaattactAATGgagtaaaatttgtattatacatattacGGTAAAGAAAAGTTCCACGaacgtaaaataattttaacggaGTTGAGCATGATACATAGAAATCACTTGCATAAAGATAACAGTTATCTGTTGATAGATAATTAATTTATGCGATTAGAATTGCAAATAACAAGATGTTAACTCTATACtagtaaagaaattaatattttattttccggCATAAATTAGCAATGCTTTTTCATATGTTGCATCTCGTTTTTGCGCGAACGCGCTTATGAGTTTTGTAATTTCGTTCAGGTAATTACAAAGATTGTAGACTCAATTTATGCCGAAATGCTCAGTGACTGGATCTTTGACGTAAGACTGATCGATCTTTCCCAAGTTAACACCTGTAGTTCCTTCGTGAGAAGTAAACCCATcttatgaaattgtaattgtttGCGTATAAATTGCGTTTGTAGAAGAGCTCCGTCTAATAATTAGAATAGAATTACTAGATCCTAACTTGGTAGAATTTAACAATAACCTTTTATCGTACTCACGATGAAACCGAATTTAAAAAACGGAAGTTACCCTTCGTTGCACGAGAATATAGATTACATTAAAAGCAAGTCCGTGAAACTTCTGAACACATAGCATCACTTCCAATAGCTGAATGTCACATtataagaaacaataaaaatgtacaataaacatATTCAATAGTGCAAGTAACAAAATAATAGTTTAACACAAGCATTACAATATCAAATAGTTAATAATCGTTTCTATATATCTTTAGTAGAAAGAATAAGTAACATACAAAACGCTCAATATTCCCATAGCAGTCGTgtgaaaataaaacgaaagttAGTGTCTAGAACAGAGCAATTGATTCATGTGAAAATGAACTGCAACAAATTTTTCGGTAGCTCATGCCGGCACGGCGCAGCGGGCCGATCGCAGTCGCGAACCTCGAGCCGGCGCTTAACTTTAGACCGTGCGCCGTTTAAAATGCAGCCACGGAAAGTCGGGACCGGAAGTAAAATAGAGAAAAACGTCGAGCAAAAGTAGTAGACGTCGGGACGTATGGCAAAGGGAAGCGGTTATTTTCTCCGTCAGTTCCTCGCCGCCTCTTTGTTCCCCTTCACCCTTACCCGCGATCATCTTACCTCACGCTGTAGGACCTTCCCGGTTTGGAGGTCATTGTACTGCAGCAACGGGGTGGCGGGCACTATAAATCGATTTCCCACAACGACGTCGAGGCGCCAGCGACCACCACTCGGGAAAAGTCCCCCACCACCCCACTCCCAGCCCCGCCGTTGTCCTCCTTACTATCGATGACGACCCGAACCCTCCCTACACGTCGCAGAATTACGCTTCTTGGCACGTGACTGGACGAGAAAATCTAACTTCTACGCCGTAAACCGGAACATCCTCCCTCCTCTCATCTCGTTTCCGCGAAAATCGATCGGCAACCCCCCCTGGCGCCAGGCCGACCGTCACACTTTTCTACGCCGGTTTAGTGATCCTTCGAGAACCACAACATAGTTTACTCGGAACGCTGGGGAAGGGGGGGTTGCATCCGGATGATGCAACTTCGGTCCAATCTCATCGAGCTTTCAATTATTCCAGCGTCCCAAGTATCGTTTGAGCCTCGAGTGATTGTTACACTGGCATGGAAGTTTGACGTAATgacaattcaatgaaaaacaGTTCCATCTGGTACATGTGTACCAGCAGCTCCGAATATCGCCTCGAAATTTCCCAAGTTGGTTCCAATGAATGGTCAGAGCTTCCGCACCGGAATTCCAGTCGAGATACCAGTTATCATTCGACTGCGTGGCGATGAGGTGCAAATGTCACAAAAGACGATCCTCCTGATCGTCACAGGCTGGTCTGGCTCGGTTTAATCCGGTTGTCGATAGTGATCGATGAGGTGCGCGTAGCATCAAGGCCAGGGATTCCGTGCGCCACGATTTTTGCAGTGGCGCTCGGAACCAGGCTGACAGGGCACTCTCCGGTCGCCTCGTGCGTAAACAGATTCCACGAAAGTCCAATGTCACGGCTCGCCACGCGGCACGCTGTCGATCGTTTCTGTTTGCGGGACCAGTTATAGTTCAGCGTTGCCGCGTAAACGTTCGAACGCGTCGCCCGGAATCATTGCATTCCCGTAGCGTTCCTGGCATCCTTCGCCGGGACCGATGCAACTGCTCGTTCGCCTTCGATTGGACGAGCCGGCTCGTGGTCAAAAAACGTTCATCATACTGGATCATTTACCCAAGAATTTATATTCACGTAATCGgcaaaaaaggaaaacagataGGAAAGAAACCGCAAAAACAGACACTTTCAATTGTCACCGAAGAACTGAATGGGAACAAACGAAGGTTGCGGTGACAGCGTCCTCGTCGATGTGAATGAAAAACAGATCGATCGTTACACTGTCAAATTTATCCCCTTTTTTCACAGGTAATCTCACCGATCACTTTTGCCTCGGTGTATTCGCAAACATTCTGTCTGAACGTCTGTGTGGCATGACGACGTGCGCACGGCATCTCGGGACGGAATGAACCGGAGCACGGGCACCGTGTGCGTGGCCACCCTCTGTGCCGAGGGGTGGGCAGGATGAGACGCCACGACGCGGCGCGATTATTGGGGAATTTTCTAACGGAGCGGAACGACGATGCGTAGGAGGGAACGAGGCGTCGCGACAATGTCTGCGGCAGCTGCAACCACCGGAGACTGTTGACCACGTTTTCTTCTATCGACCGTATCGCACTGCGGCGACGAATAGCACTGGCAACTTCACCTCGTGGCGCGCAGGTTTCATGCAGCCGAGCGGGAGGGTGCTCacgagcacgcgcgcgcgctcaccCCGGCCACTTTTGTGTAtttacacacgtacacacaggTGGCGGTCGTGGCTCGAAGCACAATTGATACGTTTACGATGCAGTTTTCCCGGTTCTTTTCAACGCCGCAGCGCTCCATCCTTCGTCAAAATTCGAGGAAGTAATTCTGCTGATGGAAGCGGCCGAGGAAAATGATAAATCACGTTATCTACTGTACTAGCGGAAAGTTTCCAACTGCTTTTTGCTTCCTTGTTTCAAAAAACACACAGcgtaacacgttgactgccacgaaatgTACTGTagagattttttttaatttaattagaaaagtatgaggtttatacaattttatatataattacatatacagttttatatataattgtggGGATTCTGTATTAGCTTAAGTTGCTTCCAAACGTGGATAAGTTggtattaactttttaaaagCTGAAATGATATGGAGCTGAAAGCTCGTGGAGTGGAATTTCGTGTAATTTCATtcataaagtatttattatacgaAAATAGAATGGCACATTCTGCattcaatggaaatatattCAACCACTTATTATTAATGCGTAATtctattatcataattatccataatgtttaatatatatgtattacatACACTTTGGTACTTATTAAACCCTTCCGCTGTCATATTATAATGTTCTCAACTGCTTCTCCTCTACGTGCACGGCCATTTCTTTATTGTACGTAAACATTATCAACTTCCGTCCGAATTAATGAGGCCTTAATTAATATCTCCGTTCTACTACATTGAATGAGATTTAAAAAAGAGGCTTTTAAAGATAATACTTTTAAAAGCATGTCTCGCAATCATTTCGATAACAATTAGTAAACTACTTACAAAATTAGGCACCGCCAAGTTATCGATGAAATAAATTCGCAGATAATTTCAAGGTCTCcagttttattgaaaacatGATTCCAATGATCATTATTTATTCACAGTGTCATGGCTCAGTAACTACAATATTGCAGAAATTAAATGATTCGATAAAATTAGGGCCTAGGTACATTCGACATACAATATGCATGTATAATGTACGCACCAAcagaattttcttgaaaatacaaaagtaaGTAAGTTTGTTTGAACTGTCGATTAATCATGATATGGAAGATGACTCACATGATAATGAAAAACCGCATAAAAAGAACCATAAGAACAGCGTATGCTATCTTTATATAGCATGCACccttatttatgaaataaaaacaattctgattttcattttaggaattttataatttctccaCTGAACTTATAATATCATTTAAGCCATAAAGAGTAAATACATacacataaatttaatatatacgaTTAAATATTCAGATAATTAGGTAGGCGAGTTTTTCATTAAAGCTTTATTAAACACTATATTTCTTTCTCATTAATTGAGAAACAAGTCTCGTACAATCAGTCTACAATGTGTGCGAAGCGACAACTACTTAagatatagataaaataaaagtgaaaaatcagTTCACGTTCATTTAAAGAAATGACCGAATACAAATCGCCACAgagtaaaaagaaacaaataacccatatacctctctctctctctctctctctctctctctatatatatatatatgcctGTTTAAGAGCAAATTTATTTTCCAGTAGCGTGACAAatgattattcaattattagatCAGATTAAAAGTCATTTTACTAGTGAATAACGAAAATTCAAtaagtaaacaataaataatacccACAAAAATTCTTCGGTTAAACGAGAACCTTTAAACTTACAACGAAAACCGTGCAGTGACTGTAAGATAATCACTCGATGATCGTGATCGAGGGCAACcttgaaaaaggaagaaaacgagACAGTCTAATATATACCTTACACCTAGTTACTGTTACTTCCTTTCATTGTTACTTTACGAAGTTGCTCGCATTCGTCAACACGCTCAAGTATTCGCCACAATGTCGTAGTTCTCGCATTTCCGCGTGCTACGTTGGCACCCCCGTGCCCGCCGTTTCTATCGAACAGTAGCGTATTAATAGCGTTTCTCGGCGGTTCATCCAGCAACGATTAAGCGACCCTTAATCAAAACAGACGTAACATCGGTTGAACGTCCagcgaaatgaaagaaaaaggatAACCGTCGTCGAGATTTATCGTTCATACGAGAAGTCGAATTCCCGAGAAACGGACACCGTTTGCCGCAACTTAATTGCATTGCCCGTGTAATGAACCGTGTCTGTCGTCTGCATCAGTGATTGAGCAGTTACAGACGACGGTAAACGTTCGATTTTCCCTCTTATCGTGTCGGCTGTATTTACTGTGCCATTGTGATCCGGGGTCGTCCGTTTTTCTCATTCACGCCCGGCTATTTAGCAAGTCCCGTAGCGACACGCGGAGATCACATCCAACAGAACAATTAATCGACTACAGGAATAACTGAGGATGTTTGCGTTTGTGTACCATTAAACGGAATCGTTAACGAGCGATTCCACGCCAACGTGACGTGAAGATGACCAGCGTCTATGATCTCCGTGCTTATTGCTATTAGCTGATGAGAGCGGATACACTAAACGAATACCACATTTATAACGCCCCATGACCGCGAGCACTCGGGAATCTGGCCGAGGGCCACATAACTTGGTTTTTGCTGTAAAAGCGGATAAATCGAGGAACAAGAACAGGATCAATCTCAGTGGCGACCCCTGCCCGTAACAGAACTATGCGCAACGCTGGAGGAAGGATTATGTTGCGAATCCGCTTCAATTACAACCctaataaatattagtttttaataCTACGGGTGTTAATCCTCGCATGACGGATGGCCATTTTAACCTTCAACCCCTTACTCTATgatttcacaactgtgcttgttGAAActagtttatcgttaataatttagcagaaaacgaaacagaatttaatgcttattctcatcgtttaatgtttaatccgtATTACAGTCGCGTGGTGTACAATcacgcaataaattaataaatgaggaaatatttgaatatggtGACAGTTATTGGTTAACTTGTTGCACTATTATCTGACCGACGATCTTTCTATCTGtctcgaatttttcttttatatatatacatataattaaattattcatacaaTCAAAGCAGTTTTCTAAAAGAAACAGAAACTGGAAGGTCAAATCGTTTCTCGTGTCGATTAATTTGCTAGCCTCCTTACATCTCGTAGATCCAACAACATTTCGTTCGTTCGATGTGTTGCGGTGAAAATGAATTTGTAAGTCATTAGAATTCTCGTGTCAAATTTGAATAAACTGAACAACATGCGATTATCGTTGCTCTGCTACAGACGTGCTAAATAAACCTATCTTGAGTAGCTTTTATCGACGCTATGATGGATGCTCTCCCCGCCGGTATTAAAGCTGCGACGTAAACGCAGCCTAATTCCGCCGATCGCGCGGATACTTCGCGCGGCGTTGGTGTAATTTAGACGTGTCCCATAAATTTGTGGGTGTCGGGTGTATGTTCGGCTACG
It contains:
- the LOC116429697 gene encoding uncharacterized protein LOC116429697 codes for the protein MKAKLNGEWLNSDARNAAGSFLTHFKLFWWRQEDEFRRSFTLTVKLPDGVGKVCNVLLKFPRKTNVITSMSTFFSRQGTDIDIWSCPYACNGRNFYRKTNIGKRGFSRRLITNRSR